The Flavipsychrobacter sp. genome contains the following window.
ATAGGTACTGATAACATAAAGATGGCGCGGTTGATACTACCTGTAGTGTATTCTTTTTCTTTGCCCTGTAGGGCTTCTTTAAATGATTGAATGATATATGTTGTACGAGCCAACAATGGTCTACGTGAAGACATTTCTAAATATTGAAAATTGATAAAATGAAATACAGTCTGCGGTATTGCAGACGGATATTATTTAAAGCCTCGTGGAGTTATGGATTTGGTTTTGAGCAACCAAACCCCGCTTAGTATTTCATAGACGTAGATATTGCAGGAGCAATATTAAGGAAAAAAACTGAAAACTTATCTTCAGTGTAATAAAAAAGCTATTTGTTGTAAGCATTCATAGCCCTTGCAATGCCTTGAGTAGCAAATGTTTCAATAGCATCAACACAATCAGGTATTTTAGTTTTTAATACTTCCAGTTCTTCATTGGTCCATTTTCCTAATACAAAATCTACTTGTTTGCCTTTAGGAAAATCATCTCCTATGCCAAATCTGAGTCGGGGGTATTTTGCTGTTTGTAGTGTTTCTTGTATATGTTTTAGCCCGTTATGTCCTGCATCACTACCATTTCCTCTTATTCTGAGTTTGCCTAAGGGTAGGGCAAGGTCGTCTACTATAATTAGGATGTTTTCTAAGGCAATTTTTTCTTTTTCCATCCAGTATTTTACTGTTTTGCCACTCAGATTCATGTATGTAGTAGGTTTTGCCACTACAAATGTTCTTCCTTTCCACTTACATTTAGCAACATCTGCATATCTATCAGGAGCAAAAGTTCCTTCGTGTTTTATCACAAAGGCATCTGCTACATCGAACCCGATATTATGCCTTGTGCTGTCATATTCTGCGCCTATATTTCCTAGTCCAACTATTAAAAACTTCATTACTGCTAATATAATGTCTTATCTTGTCCGAAAATAAGAACAATATTACCACAAACTGTAAAAAAACAATTTGCTTTACCCAACTTATTTGAGTAATTTTTCGTCTAATTTTGGAGAGGGTATTACTTTGAAACCCGCGCTCTGGAATATTTTAAGTCTTAATTAATAAAAAGCTATATAATGCGAAAAGTATTATACTTACTGATTCTCTTAGTTACATTTGGCACTGTTGCAAATGCACAATACTTATTTGTAACACACACTTCTGGTACCGTAAACTATGGAGGAGTTAATGTTACTGTAACTCCAATCGGTTCTCCTTCTACTACTACTGTTGTTTGTGGATTAGCACCATATTATATTGGTTCGGCAGGGGCTTCTGGTTATAGATACCAGTTTTCACCTGCAATAACGCACGCAAGAGCTAGATTTTATGAGTTACAAAGTTCAGACTCGATCGAGTTTTCTTTGGGTGGCACTCCTATCAACTTAACTGCTGCTAACTTAAGCAACTATGTAGGTCCTTGTGGTGCTGCTACTACTGCATTTATTACTACAAATGGTCAATTATCTAGTACCTCTATCCCTACAAGTGGTATACAAGCAGGTGCTCAAATTGATTATCAGAATAGTCCGGGAACAATTAGTGATTTAAGAATATATCAAACAAAACTAAATTCTAATGGTGTTGTAATGGACTTTCAGTTCAAGCGTGATACCTGTGATTTGGATTTTGAAGCATGGGCAGATACTCCTGCTTGTAGATTCCGTGATTTGAAACTAAATGCATATACATTCCCTAATACAACCTACAGCTGGACAGGCCCTAATGGATGGACTTCAAATGTTCAAAACCCTGTAAGAACACCTGCACAATTGACAATGAATGGTACTTACACTGTTACTGCAACACGTGGTGCTTGTGTTTATACTAAATCATTTACTGTAAATATTGATAATATTCCTAACAAACCTACAGTAACTCAAGATGGTCCTGTATGTCCTGGATATAATGATACTTTAAGAATGAATACCAACATACCTGGTGGTGGTACATTCGAATGGCGTGGTCCTAGTGGTCAAACTGCATCTACTACAGATAACTTTTTACCACTTAATTTGATCACCCCTGCAGCTGCTGGTCAATGGTACATGTTTGCTTTAACTACTAATGGTTGTTCTTCAGATACTACATACTTTACAGCAGGTATTAACAGTCCGGTTGTAGCAGCTTTTAAGGCAGACTCTACATTTGGTTGTGGTTCTGATACTGTGAATTTGATTAATAATACTGTTGGTAACACAGATCCGGGTAAACCTAGAATAAATAACTGGACTTTTGGTGATGGTAATTCTTCTACTCAAAGAAGTCCAACACACGTTTACACGTCTCAAGGTACATTCACTATCACACTTATAGCTTCGAATGGTGAATGTTCTGATACTGCAACTCAAACTGTACAATTAGTTCACCCGATCACTGCAGGTTTTACTGTTGATGATGATAGTATCTGTCAGGGTACATTAATAACGTTAACTAATACCTCGGTTGTTACTCCTGGTACTGTGCCTATATATACATGGGATTATAGCAATGGAGATACCGGAAAAACATTTGATGATGTATATACTTACATCAAGCCTGGTACTTATACCGTATCTCTATTCTTAGAAGATTATCTTGGATGTAAGGATACTGCTAGACGTACAATTGTAGTAGACTCAACAGGTTCAGTTGACTTTACAGCTTCATTAACTAATATCTGTGTAGGAGATGCTATTGACTTCAGTGGTACTTATTCTCCGCAAGGTAATACAGGTTTTACATGGACATTCGATGATGGCGTTGTTTTGCCAAGTGTACTAAATGTACGTCACGTATATGAAAAGCCTAAAACTTCTTATAATGTTCAGTTAGAAGCTACTTACCGTATTTGTCCTACAGTGTCTAAAACAATACCTATCGATGTTAACCCTTATCCTGTGGTTGACCTAGGAAAAGATACCTCTATTTGTCCTAACGGAATTCCGGTTAATATCACAGATAGATTTAACGTGAGCAATCCGGATGCTAAATTCTCTTGGAACACACCTACAAAAGATGCTACTCCAAATGCATTGATTCGTACTCCTGGTGTATATGCACTTACTGTAGATATCAAGGGTTGTAAGACTACGGACTCTGTTGAGGTTAAGAAAAACTGTTTTGTAAACATACCAAACATCTTCACCCCTAATGGTGATGGTCAGAATGACTATTTCTTGCCTCGTCAATTACTATCAAGTAATGTGAGTAAGTTTGATATGAAGATATTCAACCGTTGGGGTGAGATTATATTCGAAACTGATGCTACAGATGGTAGAGGATGGGATGGTAAAGTGAATGGTGAGTTACAACCTCAAGGTGTATATGTTTATTTGATAAACGTAACATTTGGAAATGGTACTAGAGAAAACTACCAAGGTAACGTAACAATGCTCAGATAAAACCTAAGTCTAGTAAATATTTTAAAGCGCATAGTTAGTTTAACTATGCGCTTTTTTTGTTTCTACCATTTTCATTATATGACTCCATAAAAAAAGCAGTATGGATTTTCCATACTGCTTTTTAGTCGTTTAGTTTAAAGCTTATTTGATCTCGCATTCGCCTTCTAAGCCATGCTTATCACAATTCTTTTGAGCATCTATTATGTTAGATGCATTAACAGTATACATTTCAACTACGTCCTTACTTTTTTCACACTCACACTCGTAGTTTTTCTTACATGAAGTAAAAGTTGTTGCTGTAATTGCAATAATAGAAGATATTATCAATGCTTTTTTCATATTAATCAATTGTATAGCTGTATAATTTGGTGAATAAAAATACAAAAAAACTCTTCATATTATCTATAAATATTAGCTTAATTAGCTTTTATCCATTTTCTAGTAAGAGATTCATTAGGAGTCTCTAGTTGTAGTAAATATATACCTCGTGGGTATTGACTTATATCTATTCTATAAGGTGTGTTTTTGTCTATTGTTACTTGCTCAAATTTTGCCATTTTATGACCTATAATGTTTAAAATAGTTAAGTTGGCTTTTTCAGTTTGGTTTGAGGCAAATGAAATATTAAGCTCATTTTTAGCAGGATTAGGGTAAAGGGTAAGGTTGTTGGTAATAGAAAGACTATTGATATTTAGGTTAGGGTAAATAATACTATTAGAATCCTTGATTCCCAGGCTTAAATTATTGTAACTGCCAGAAGGAGTTTGCTCTACTTTTACCGCTTTTACCATATACCAATTGGGTCCGTTAATACCTACAGAGTCAGTAAAACTGGTACCTGTTACTAGTGGCGACTCTAAATTATAAGTGCCATATTTTGAGGTGGAGGAGTAGACATAGTAACCAATAGTATTAGGTTCGGTAGTAGCCGTCCAGCTGAGTACTGCTCCTTTTCCAGCAACGTTATTCACCTGTAGATTGCTTGCAGGTTTCATATAATCGGTCCTGAGCGTCAAGTCGCCAAGTAGGGCTACGTGAACACCTGTGTTAAAAAAGCCTGTAGGCGAATAAATACCACCATTATTTTGAGAAATAAAGCTAGAGTAACCAATATGCTCGCCAAGAGCCATATGGTGGAAAAACCAGTTAGGTCTACCAGCCCAGCAACTAGTGAGTGCGGGAGTGCTGGAGCATAAAGGAGCTCTTAAGAAGTTATTTTGATTATCCCAATCTCCGAAATAACTACCAAACATCATGGTGAAAATGGCATTGGTGTTATTGTTGGCAAAGCTATCTGTCCACCCTATGCCAGATGCCT
Protein-coding sequences here:
- the pth gene encoding aminoacyl-tRNA hydrolase, giving the protein MKFLIVGLGNIGAEYDSTRHNIGFDVADAFVIKHEGTFAPDRYADVAKCKWKGRTFVVAKPTTYMNLSGKTVKYWMEKEKIALENILIIVDDLALPLGKLRIRGNGSDAGHNGLKHIQETLQTAKYPRLRFGIGDDFPKGKQVDFVLGKWTNEELEVLKTKIPDCVDAIETFATQGIARAMNAYNK
- a CDS encoding PKD domain-containing protein → MRKVLYLLILLVTFGTVANAQYLFVTHTSGTVNYGGVNVTVTPIGSPSTTTVVCGLAPYYIGSAGASGYRYQFSPAITHARARFYELQSSDSIEFSLGGTPINLTAANLSNYVGPCGAATTAFITTNGQLSSTSIPTSGIQAGAQIDYQNSPGTISDLRIYQTKLNSNGVVMDFQFKRDTCDLDFEAWADTPACRFRDLKLNAYTFPNTTYSWTGPNGWTSNVQNPVRTPAQLTMNGTYTVTATRGACVYTKSFTVNIDNIPNKPTVTQDGPVCPGYNDTLRMNTNIPGGGTFEWRGPSGQTASTTDNFLPLNLITPAAAGQWYMFALTTNGCSSDTTYFTAGINSPVVAAFKADSTFGCGSDTVNLINNTVGNTDPGKPRINNWTFGDGNSSTQRSPTHVYTSQGTFTITLIASNGECSDTATQTVQLVHPITAGFTVDDDSICQGTLITLTNTSVVTPGTVPIYTWDYSNGDTGKTFDDVYTYIKPGTYTVSLFLEDYLGCKDTARRTIVVDSTGSVDFTASLTNICVGDAIDFSGTYSPQGNTGFTWTFDDGVVLPSVLNVRHVYEKPKTSYNVQLEATYRICPTVSKTIPIDVNPYPVVDLGKDTSICPNGIPVNITDRFNVSNPDAKFSWNTPTKDATPNALIRTPGVYALTVDIKGCKTTDSVEVKKNCFVNIPNIFTPNGDGQNDYFLPRQLLSSNVSKFDMKIFNRWGEIIFETDATDGRGWDGKVNGELQPQGVYVYLINVTFGNGTRENYQGNVTMLR